One Carassius auratus strain Wakin chromosome 16, ASM336829v1, whole genome shotgun sequence genomic window carries:
- the LOC113115808 gene encoding E3 ubiquitin/ISG15 ligase TRIM25-like isoform X1 produces MAEARIFQDEFLCRVCQDLLKDPVTIQCGHSYCKSCITDCWDQEDQKRVYSCLQCRQTFSPRPALARDTMLAEVVEKLKKRIRPADCYAGAGDVQCDVCTGRKYKAVKSCLMCVNSYCQNHLEEHKSWFKGKRHKVIEATGRLQEMICQKHKKILEVFCCTDQKCICMLCTIDGHKNHDTVSAAAKRTEKQQK; encoded by the exons atggcagaagccagaATTTTTCAGGATGAGTTCTTGTGTCGAGTGTGTCAggatctcctgaaggatccagtgaccatccagtgtggacacagttactgtaagagctgtattacagactgctgggatcaggaggatcagaagagagtctacagctgtcttcagtgcagacagaccttcagtccaagacctgctttagctagagacaccatgctggctgaagtggtggagaaactgaagaagaggATACGTCCTGCTGACTGTTacgctggagctggagatgtgcagtgtgacgtctgtactggaagaaaatacaaaGCCGTCAAGTCCTGTCTGATGTGTGTGAACTCTTACTGTCAGAATCACCTTGAAGAACACAAGAGTTGGTTTAAAGGAAAGAGACACAAAGTGATTGAagccactggacgactgcaggagatgatctgccagaaacacAAGAAGATCCTTGAAGTTTTCTGCTGCACTGACCAGAAATGTATATGTATGCTGTGTACAATAGATGGACATAAAAACCATGACACTGTATCAGCTGCAGCAAagaggacagagaaacag CAGAAATGA
- the LOC113115808 gene encoding E3 ubiquitin/ISG15 ligase TRIM25-like isoform X2, whose product MAEARIFQDEFLCRVCQDLLKDPVTIQCGHSYCKSCITDCWDQEDQKRVYSCLQCRQTFSPRPALARDTMLAEVVEKLKKRIRPADCYAGAGDVQCDVCTGRKYKAVKSCLMCVNSYCQNHLEEHKSWFKGKRHKVIEATGRLQEMICQKHKKILEVFCCTDQKCICMLCTIDGHKNHDTVSAAAKRTEKQK is encoded by the exons atggcagaagccagaATTTTTCAGGATGAGTTCTTGTGTCGAGTGTGTCAggatctcctgaaggatccagtgaccatccagtgtggacacagttactgtaagagctgtattacagactgctgggatcaggaggatcagaagagagtctacagctgtcttcagtgcagacagaccttcagtccaagacctgctttagctagagacaccatgctggctgaagtggtggagaaactgaagaagaggATACGTCCTGCTGACTGTTacgctggagctggagatgtgcagtgtgacgtctgtactggaagaaaatacaaaGCCGTCAAGTCCTGTCTGATGTGTGTGAACTCTTACTGTCAGAATCACCTTGAAGAACACAAGAGTTGGTTTAAAGGAAAGAGACACAAAGTGATTGAagccactggacgactgcaggagatgatctgccagaaacacAAGAAGATCCTTGAAGTTTTCTGCTGCACTGACCAGAAATGTATATGTATGCTGTGTACAATAGATGGACATAAAAACCATGACACTGTATCAGCTGCAGCAAagaggacagagaaacag AAATGA